From Thermodesulfobacteriota bacterium:
GGCCGCTCAGGATCTCGATCCGGTCGAACGCGTCCCGAAGACGCCGCCCAAGGAATGAAAACAGGGGAAAGATCACATTGGGATTCTCGCGGAGCGCCTGGAGCAGCCCCTCCCGGGAAAACGTCCTTGCGCGGACGTCGTCCACCGCCACCGCCGTCGCGGGATAAGGCATTCCGTCCAGGAACGGCAGGAAGCCGAACAGGTCTCCCGGGCCGAACATGAATATGGAAGCGATGTTCCCGTCCGGAAGGGGCCGGTAAATCCTCACCCGCCCCTCGTCGATCGCCACGACAAGATTGGCGGGATCCCCCTTGTGCCAAAGAACCGTGCCCACGGGAATCAGGCGCTCCCGGAAATAAGGGGAAAGCATCGAAAAAGCCTCCTTGGCCTCCACGGACGGGGAAGGGGCCCCTTCCTGAACAATGGAGGACTTGGGAACGGCTCCCCGGGCCTCCACGCGTCCCGCGTTGGTCAGGCGCAGCCCCCGCGACACGCGGGAACGGGAAAGGAATCCCTTCCGGACAAGGGAACCGACGTGGTCCCGCACGGTTCCCGCAGCGCGCCATCCGAGTTCCGCCGCGATTTCCCGGTAGGTGGGCGGAGGCTGTCCGGCGAACTCTTTGGCGAACAACAGTACGAGGATTTTTTTCTGGGGAGGCGTGGGCAGCTTGGAAGGCCGGCGCATGTACGGATTATACACCCTACAAACGTGGGGAAGATACCGGGCTCACACCCCGCGCGAAAGCCACTCCATCATCCGGATTTCCCACTCGTCGCGGGACCGGTCGTACCGGAGGAGGTAGCGGGCGGCGTCGGAGCCGTCGACCTTGAAATACTCGTGGTCCTCGCCCCTCCACCGGTCCAGGATGCGCAGGACCTCCACCCTGCGGTCCCCCATGTG
This genomic window contains:
- a CDS encoding cyclic nucleotide-binding domain-containing protein; its protein translation is MRRPSKLPTPPQKKILVLLFAKEFAGQPPPTYREIAAELGWRAAGTVRDHVGSLVRKGFLSRSRVSRGLRLTNAGRVEARGAVPKSSIVQEGAPSPSVEAKEAFSMLSPYFRERLIPVGTVLWHKGDPANLVVAIDEGRVRIYRPLPDGNIASIFMFGPGDLFGFLPFLDGMPYPATAVAVDDVRARTFSREGLLQALRENPNVIFPLFSFLGRRLRDAFDRIEILSGRGVLPRVAAALVKLMPTDATGGTTVLHLPMPSGDFARTLGITPESFSRAVTSMAEMGLIRRLGRGRFQVLEPRSLRSIGSPSGL